One Narcine bancroftii isolate sNarBan1 chromosome 3, sNarBan1.hap1, whole genome shotgun sequence DNA window includes the following coding sequences:
- the LOC138759079 gene encoding microtubule-actin cross-linking factor 1-like isoform X3, which produces MEEEDDAMGSFAEMGERLNDHQQGLKEHRQKLSQKEQELVLAIEAAQTFLEQNVQDPLRDEEVALQENLNVLMEEYESALSSADSQLNVIEDLHLELQKFRKDHDEFETLMIHSEKELQKIKAEEFDSTSLTFKLKKQKFLFNDLQFLKGDLRYLRRSWKSLFDAAFLFEIRNAIESYKIPIDPDAISQRVEETVESADARFNALRSECIGLGIRLSTKVFEQWQEKADELRLWLERVERERRMVQLEAIPNPEILQQELENIMVLQGEISEHEDGVEKLQEAAKCLLNLSNDVVPNIVQLRKTTATIEQRFQRLRQETSEQKRTLERTNVQVEDLEDS; this is translated from the exons ATGGAGGAAGAGGACGATGCGATGGGGTCATTTGCTGAGATGGGCGAAAGACTGAATGACCACCAGCAAGGCCTGAAG gAACATCGCCAAAAGTTGTCCCAGAAAGAGCAAGAGTTGGTTTTGGCCATAGAGGCAGCTCAGACTTTCCTGGAACAAAATGTCCAGGACCCTTTGCGAGACGAGGAAGTTGCACTGCAGGAGAACTTGAATGTCTTGATGGAGGAGTACGAATCCGCTTTATCAAgtgcagattctcaattaaacgtGATTGAGGATCTGCATCTAGAACTGCAGAAGTTCCGAAAAG ATCATGATGAATTTGAAACATTAATGATTCATTCAGAAAAGGAACTACAAAAAATAAAAGCTGAGGAATTTGACTCCACGTCATTGACATTCAAACTTAAGAAgcagaaattcctcttcaatgaTCTTCAGTTTCTCAAAGGGGATCTAAGATACCTCAGACGATCTTGGAAAAGTCTCTTCGATGCTGCCTTTCTCTTTGAAATCAGGAATGCAATTGAAAGCTACAAGATCCCAATTGATCCTGATGCCATAAGCCAACGTGTGGAGGAGACGGTTGAAAGCGCCGATGCTCGCTTCAACGCACTTCGATCAGAA TGCATTGGACTTGGAATCCGTCTTAGCACCAAGGTATTTGAACAATGGCAAGAGAAGGCAGATGAGCTGCGTTTGTGGCTAGAGAGAGTAGAAAGAGAAAGACGAATGGTTCAGCTGGAGGCCATCCCTAATCCAGAAATCTTGCAGCAAGAACTTGAAAATATCATG gttcttcagggaGAAATTTCTGAACATGAAGATGGTGTCGAAAAGTTACAGGAGGCAGCAAAGTGCCTGCTGAATTTGAGCAATGACGTTGTTCCAAATATAGTCCAGCTTCGAAAGACCACAG CTACCATCGAACAGAGATTCCAGCGTTTGCGTCAGGAAACATCAGAGCAGAAGAGGACGTTGGAACGGACAAATGTCCAAGTGGAAGATCTTGAAG